The Saccharothrix variisporea genome has a segment encoding these proteins:
- a CDS encoding GlxA family transcriptional regulator produces MRTVGVLVLPGSRTFDISVVGEVWGVDRSDSGIGPFEVRLCAPGRAATPMHPVGLVPATHGLSGLADCDLVVVPGRVDPSAEVPGSAIRALRAFDGTVAALCSGAFTLAAAGLLDGREATTHWRLLDALESAAPTATVLRDVLFTDDGRVLTSAGVVGGLDLCLHLVRRAHGADVAAALARRLVMPPAREGGQRQYVDPPLPRQPGRDGIASTVDWAVDRLTEPIGVTDLADHAGLSERTFHRVFLAATGSTPGRWLQKQRVLLAQRLLETTDLPVDRVAQRSGLGTAANLRRRLRAELGVAPDAYRRTFRVPTAS; encoded by the coding sequence ATGCGCACGGTGGGAGTGCTGGTGCTGCCCGGCAGCCGCACGTTCGACATCTCGGTGGTCGGCGAGGTGTGGGGCGTGGACCGGTCCGACAGCGGGATCGGCCCGTTCGAGGTGCGGCTGTGCGCGCCGGGGCGGGCGGCCACGCCCATGCACCCGGTCGGGCTGGTGCCCGCCACGCACGGGCTGTCCGGGCTCGCCGACTGCGACCTCGTGGTCGTCCCGGGCCGCGTCGACCCGTCGGCGGAGGTGCCGGGGTCGGCGATCCGGGCGCTGAGGGCGTTCGACGGCACGGTCGCCGCGCTGTGCTCGGGCGCGTTCACGCTCGCCGCCGCCGGCCTGCTCGACGGGCGCGAGGCGACCACGCACTGGCGCCTGCTGGACGCCCTCGAAAGCGCCGCCCCGACCGCCACCGTCCTGCGGGACGTCCTGTTCACCGACGACGGCCGCGTGCTCACCTCGGCCGGTGTCGTCGGCGGGCTGGACCTGTGCCTGCACCTGGTCCGCCGGGCGCACGGCGCGGACGTCGCCGCCGCCCTCGCACGCCGCCTGGTCATGCCTCCCGCGCGGGAGGGTGGCCAACGCCAGTACGTCGACCCGCCCCTGCCGCGGCAGCCGGGACGGGACGGCATCGCGTCCACAGTGGACTGGGCGGTGGACCGGCTGACCGAGCCGATCGGCGTCACCGACCTCGCCGACCACGCGGGCCTGAGCGAGCGCACGTTCCACCGCGTGTTCCTCGCCGCCACCGGCAGCACGCCCGGCCGGTGGCTGCAGAAGCAGCGGGTCCTGCTCGCGCAGCGGCTGCTGGAGACCACGGACCTGCCGGTGGACCGGGTCGCGCAGCGGTCCGGGCTGGGCACGGCGGCCAACCTGCGGCGGCGGCTGCGCGCCGAACTCGGGGTCGCGCCCGACGCCTACCGCCGCACCTTCCGCGTCCCTACCGCTTCGTGA
- a CDS encoding cysteine hydrolase family protein, whose amino-acid sequence MTNTALIIVDVQRGFDDPVWGRRNNPDAEANIAALLDSWDGPLVYVRHDSTKPGSPLAPGGEGNRFKPELDRATPDLVFGKKVNSAFHGEVDLHAWLTNRGINDVVLAGIQTNMCVETTARVGGNLGYRVKVVLDATFTFDLEDLTADQLAAATATNLRGGGFAEIVSTKDITGG is encoded by the coding sequence ATGACGAACACCGCGCTGATCATCGTCGACGTGCAACGGGGTTTCGACGACCCGGTGTGGGGCCGGCGCAACAACCCCGACGCCGAGGCCAACATCGCCGCACTCCTGGACTCCTGGGACGGCCCGCTGGTCTACGTGCGGCACGACTCCACCAAGCCCGGCTCGCCCCTGGCCCCCGGCGGCGAGGGCAACCGCTTCAAGCCCGAACTCGACCGCGCGACCCCGGACCTGGTGTTCGGCAAGAAGGTCAACTCGGCGTTCCACGGCGAGGTGGACCTGCACGCGTGGCTGACCAACCGGGGCATCAACGACGTCGTGCTGGCCGGCATCCAGACCAACATGTGCGTCGAGACCACCGCCCGCGTGGGCGGCAACCTGGGCTACCGCGTCAAGGTCGTCCTCGACGCGACCTTCACCTTCGACCTGGAGGACCTGACGGCGGACCAGCTCGCCGCCGCCACGGCGACCAACCTGCGTGGCGGCGGCTTCGCCGAGATCGTGTCCACGAAGGACATCACCGGCGGCTGA
- a CDS encoding enoyl-CoA hydratase-related protein, whose product MAEYQHIRVEEADHVVRVTMDRASKRNSLSHDHLAELLAAFRAVAGTDAVGVVLAGEGPVFSAGHDFADVASRDLEGVRDLLTLCTDLMRTIESIPQVVIARVHGLATAAGCQLVASCDLAVAAEEAGFALPGGKGGWFCHTPAVPVARAIGRKRLMELALTGDVIDARTAEQWGLVNRVVPLAELDEAVDDLMRRATRGSRASKALGKQTIYAQLDRPEADAYAIAVEVMAAASQTPAAKEGMSSFLEKRPANWTD is encoded by the coding sequence ATGGCCGAGTACCAGCACATTCGCGTCGAAGAGGCAGACCACGTCGTCCGCGTCACGATGGACCGCGCGAGCAAGCGCAACTCGCTGTCCCACGACCACCTCGCCGAACTGCTGGCGGCGTTCCGCGCGGTCGCCGGCACGGACGCGGTCGGCGTGGTGCTGGCAGGCGAAGGCCCGGTCTTCTCGGCCGGCCACGACTTCGCCGACGTGGCCTCCCGCGACCTGGAAGGCGTCCGCGACCTGCTGACCCTGTGCACGGACCTGATGCGCACGATCGAGTCCATCCCGCAGGTGGTGATCGCCCGCGTGCACGGCCTGGCGACCGCGGCCGGCTGCCAGCTGGTGGCGTCCTGCGACTTGGCCGTGGCGGCGGAGGAGGCGGGTTTCGCGCTGCCCGGCGGCAAGGGCGGCTGGTTCTGCCACACCCCGGCCGTCCCGGTGGCCCGCGCGATCGGCCGCAAGCGCCTGATGGAACTGGCCCTGACCGGCGACGTGATCGACGCCCGGACCGCCGAACAGTGGGGCTTGGTGAACCGGGTGGTGCCCTTGGCGGAGTTGGACGAGGCCGTCGACGACCTGATGCGCCGCGCCACCCGGGGCAGCCGGGCCAGCAAAGCCCTGGGCAAGCAGACCATCTACGCCCAACTCGACCGCCCGGAGGCGGACGCCTACGCGATCGCGGTGGAGGTGATGGCGGCGGCGTCCCAAACCCCGGCGGCCAAGGAGGGCATGTCGTCGTTCCTGGAGAAGCGGCCGGCGAACTGGACCGACTAG